A genome region from Petrotoga sibirica DSM 13575 includes the following:
- a CDS encoding GAF domain-containing sensor histidine kinase — MQKEVEKGFFMETFQEMVDLFQGINWDESEKDFLTKLLKIAIKIIPEAEYGSIWLIKGALYEAIVGIGYDEDLIKEMVVPFNESYVSNHMDKDLIEVQNILNYNSPETDLYKISKKLHKETNQMVTLISALKNKDNVIGHIYIDSYHVDSFDDNSKKMLRMFSNLASIFLTLKILRDSEKETVETNSNYLSFISHELRTPLTSIIGFAETILNNEDLNKDEIRSIIRKILFSTKHMNSLLDDISTFNKLNKEKRLNLEKLNLKKLLYQVLSMLEPTASPDVEINLDFPLDMPVDIETDETKLNQVLVNVIGNAMKYTTEGSIDIRVGYESHTKHFLIEVKDTGPGIPEDKLKDIFRPFFRVSKDKPGSGLGLAIVKKNLKMLKGSVEVKSKIGKGTTFLIKIPQSISGIVDKS, encoded by the coding sequence ATGCAAAAAGAAGTAGAAAAGGGATTTTTTATGGAAACTTTTCAAGAAATGGTGGATCTTTTTCAAGGAATAAATTGGGACGAAAGTGAAAAAGATTTTCTAACAAAGCTGTTAAAAATTGCTATAAAGATCATACCAGAAGCTGAATACGGCTCTATTTGGCTAATTAAGGGCGCATTATATGAAGCCATAGTTGGAATTGGTTACGATGAAGATTTAATTAAAGAAATGGTTGTTCCCTTCAACGAATCATATGTAAGTAATCATATGGATAAAGATTTAATAGAGGTTCAGAATATTTTGAATTACAATTCCCCTGAAACCGATTTGTACAAAATCAGCAAAAAATTACATAAAGAAACTAATCAAATGGTGACTTTGATTTCAGCTTTAAAAAATAAAGACAATGTAATTGGGCATATATATATTGACAGCTACCATGTTGACTCTTTTGATGATAATTCAAAAAAAATGCTTAGAATGTTCAGCAATTTAGCATCTATATTTTTAACTTTGAAAATCCTACGGGATTCAGAAAAAGAAACAGTAGAGACAAATTCTAATTATTTGAGTTTTATTAGTCATGAATTAAGAACACCTTTGACTTCAATTATAGGATTTGCCGAAACAATATTGAACAATGAGGATTTAAATAAAGATGAGATAAGAAGTATCATAAGAAAGATACTATTTTCTACTAAACACATGAACTCACTCTTAGACGATATTTCAACTTTCAACAAATTGAACAAAGAGAAGAGATTGAATTTAGAAAAATTAAATTTAAAAAAGTTATTATATCAGGTTTTATCAATGTTAGAGCCAACAGCTTCCCCTGATGTTGAAATAAACCTCGATTTTCCCCTTGACATGCCAGTAGATATTGAAACAGATGAAACTAAATTAAATCAGGTCCTCGTAAACGTAATAGGGAACGCAATGAAATACACCACAGAAGGTTCAATAGATATCCGTGTAGGTTACGAAAGTCATACAAAACATTTTCTAATCGAGGTAAAAGATACGGGACCTGGGATTCCAGAAGATAAATTAAAAGACATATTTAGGCCATTTTTTAGAGTTTCTAAAGATAAACCTGGAAGTGGATTAGGTCTAGCGATTGTAAAAAAGAATCTTAAAATGCTCAAAGGAAGTGTAGAGGTAAAATCAAAAATAGGCAAAGGGACTACGTTCCTGATAAAAATACCCCAATCCATAAGTGGTATTGTAGATAAGAGTTAA
- the tilS gene encoding tRNA lysidine(34) synthetase TilS, producing the protein MILQDFEKKIFKFIKDYKIFNKYDKILLGVSGGKDSMSLLHVMSKLSKTMGFEISVAHLNHGMREEADNDEAFVRQACEKLNVLFFSKKVDVFTYSKKNKVGVEVAGRNLRYEFFYETLRRLSYNKIATAHHMDDLFETMFYRILRGTGIYGLGGLIPIEEEITKPMLCVDLEEIRNYVTINNIEYVEDKYNYSLDYARNKIRYEITPLFKKINPRYKESFFRLAKIIWGYREEVKRKFEERSEISKDSLKLKLENDFFDTEIIRIAFLKFGKYPPNMEETAKIIKMRNGGIRKINALTIAKKKDTLFVKI; encoded by the coding sequence ATGATACTTCAAGATTTTGAGAAAAAAATATTTAAATTCATAAAAGACTACAAAATTTTTAACAAATATGATAAAATTCTATTAGGAGTTTCCGGTGGGAAAGATTCAATGTCTTTGCTTCATGTGATGTCAAAATTATCGAAAACTATGGGATTTGAAATATCAGTAGCTCATTTAAACCATGGCATGAGAGAAGAAGCTGATAATGACGAAGCCTTTGTAAGACAAGCTTGTGAGAAACTAAATGTACTCTTTTTTTCTAAAAAAGTGGATGTTTTTACATACTCAAAAAAAAACAAGGTAGGTGTTGAAGTAGCTGGAAGAAATTTAAGGTATGAGTTTTTTTATGAAACGTTAAGAAGATTAAGTTATAATAAAATAGCAACCGCCCATCATATGGATGATTTATTTGAAACGATGTTTTACAGAATTTTACGGGGGACCGGAATATACGGATTAGGCGGCTTAATTCCTATAGAAGAAGAAATAACAAAACCAATGTTATGTGTCGACTTGGAAGAAATCAGAAATTATGTTACAATTAATAATATAGAGTATGTGGAAGATAAGTACAACTATTCTTTAGATTATGCTAGAAATAAAATAAGATATGAAATTACTCCTTTATTTAAGAAGATCAACCCAAGGTACAAAGAAAGTTTCTTTAGGCTTGCAAAAATCATATGGGGCTACAGGGAGGAAGTTAAAAGGAAATTTGAAGAAAGAAGTGAGATAAGTAAAGACTCGTTAAAATTAAAATTGGAAAATGACTTTTTCGATACCGAAATAATAAGAATTGCCTTTTTGAAGTTTGGTAAATACCCCCCAAATATGGAGGAAACTGCGAAAATTATTAAAATGCGCAACGGCGGAATAAGAAAGATAAATGCATTAACTATAGCGAAAAAAAAAGATACTCTATTTGTTAAAATCTAA
- the ftsH gene encoding ATP-dependent zinc metalloprotease FtsH: MQNKRNQPRVFLLLLIYITIGILIYVGVNSLIGTQNVSKIEYSELVQMLEDKRIVSLEIEDSGYARARDQAGLYYETYAPNLLSDQQYVYGLANQGIEIKYTRSLGNSWWISILTFLLPVFLLIFLFTFLFRSSGGGANQGMNFIKSPAKKYDPKKNRATFNDVAGVKEAKEELTDVVKFLKDPKIFNRLGARMPKGVLLVGEPGTGKTLLARAVAGEANVPFFYISGSDFVELFVGVGAARVRDLFNQAKANAPAIIFIDEIDAVGRQRGSGLGGGHDEREQTLNSILVEMDGFDPSIGIIVMAATNRPDVLDKALLRPGRFDKKVVIDRPDAQGRKEILKIHFRGKKIAPDVDLDVLARATPGFVGADLENLVNEAALLAARNGEKFITMKDCEEAIERVIVGPERKTRVLSEQEKEVVAYHELGHAILGISLPNADPVHKVTIIPRGYATLGYTLQLPSEDRYLMSKSEILDDITVMLAGRAAEEIIFDEITSGAENDLKRATEMARRMVESFGMSEKIGPVAWVSESEETFLARELFREKNYSDETAKELDSEIKQIINKSYEKAKSVLLKNKEKLELIAQYLLKKETITGKELKELLKKDVDDLEEYVESFGVSSTLEEERVVNYEYLPRENNPIERKGI, encoded by the coding sequence TTGCAAAACAAAAGAAACCAACCTAGAGTTTTTTTGCTATTATTAATATATATAACAATAGGTATTCTTATATATGTTGGAGTAAACAGCCTTATCGGTACTCAAAATGTTTCAAAAATAGAATATAGTGAATTAGTTCAAATGTTGGAAGATAAAAGAATTGTTTCTTTAGAAATAGAAGACTCTGGTTATGCTAGAGCAAGAGATCAAGCAGGGCTTTATTATGAGACATATGCCCCTAATCTTTTATCGGACCAGCAGTATGTTTATGGGCTTGCAAACCAAGGAATAGAGATTAAATATACCAGGAGTTTGGGAAATAGTTGGTGGATTTCTATCTTAACGTTTCTTTTACCTGTTTTTTTACTTATTTTCCTCTTCACCTTTCTGTTTCGATCAAGCGGGGGCGGTGCAAATCAAGGTATGAATTTTATAAAAAGCCCCGCCAAAAAATATGACCCAAAAAAAAATCGCGCCACTTTTAACGATGTTGCTGGGGTCAAGGAAGCTAAAGAAGAATTAACAGATGTTGTGAAATTTTTGAAAGATCCTAAGATTTTTAACAGGCTTGGAGCTAGAATGCCAAAAGGGGTTCTTTTAGTAGGAGAACCAGGTACAGGAAAAACTTTACTCGCTAGAGCCGTGGCTGGCGAGGCAAATGTCCCATTTTTTTATATTAGTGGCTCAGATTTTGTTGAACTTTTTGTCGGGGTAGGTGCCGCAAGAGTTCGAGATCTTTTTAACCAAGCCAAGGCTAACGCACCTGCCATTATCTTTATTGACGAAATAGACGCCGTAGGTAGACAAAGGGGATCAGGCCTGGGAGGAGGTCACGATGAAAGGGAACAAACCCTTAATTCGATCTTAGTGGAAATGGATGGATTCGATCCAAGTATAGGAATAATAGTTATGGCAGCCACAAATAGGCCTGATGTTCTGGACAAAGCTTTGTTAAGACCCGGAAGATTCGATAAAAAAGTCGTGATTGATAGACCGGACGCCCAGGGGAGAAAAGAGATATTAAAGATCCACTTTAGAGGTAAGAAAATAGCACCAGATGTTGATTTAGATGTGTTAGCCAGGGCTACTCCTGGATTTGTTGGAGCAGATTTAGAAAATTTAGTCAATGAAGCGGCGCTTTTGGCAGCCAGAAACGGGGAAAAGTTCATTACAATGAAGGATTGCGAAGAAGCCATAGAGAGAGTTATAGTAGGTCCTGAGAGAAAAACGCGAGTACTTTCCGAACAGGAAAAAGAAGTCGTTGCATATCATGAACTAGGTCATGCTATTTTAGGAATATCTTTACCAAATGCTGATCCTGTACACAAAGTAACAATTATCCCCAGGGGCTACGCAACCTTGGGGTATACCTTACAGTTACCATCGGAAGATAGATATCTTATGAGTAAATCTGAAATACTCGATGATATCACAGTAATGTTAGCCGGTAGAGCTGCGGAAGAAATAATATTTGATGAAATAACCAGTGGAGCTGAGAATGATTTAAAGAGAGCTACAGAAATGGCTAGAAGGATGGTCGAAAGTTTTGGTATGAGCGAAAAAATTGGTCCTGTAGCTTGGGTTAGCGAAAGTGAGGAAACTTTTTTAGCACGTGAATTATTTAGAGAAAAAAACTACTCTGATGAAACTGCAAAAGAATTGGATTCTGAAATAAAACAAATAATTAACAAAAGTTATGAAAAGGCTAAATCTGTGTTGCTAAAGAACAAGGAAAAACTCGAACTTATTGCCCAATATCTTTTAAAAAAGGAAACTATCACAGGAAAAGAATTAAAAGAATTATTAAAAAAAGATGTTGATGACCTTGAAGAATATGTAGAAAGTTTTGGAGTATCTTCAACTCTGGAAGAAGAAAGGGTGGTAAATTATGAATACCTTCCTAGAGAAAATAATCCCATTGAAAGAAAAGGAATTTAA
- a CDS encoding thioesterase family protein — protein MNTFLEKIIPLKEKEFNYSFKVRDESYLWSEDKEVISFHALSTSSLLEEIHKCSYNTIKDLLEEDQISVVSHSCIDHLSPTPYSFKVFIKLKITDVTYNKVHFQGEAFDETSKIATFELTRNIISKKILRKNLNHKMESTNLSGQISERYTYKDESLLNTLTKKYPKGGKEKWQKEVL, from the coding sequence ATGAATACCTTCCTAGAGAAAATAATCCCATTGAAAGAAAAGGAATTTAATTATTCTTTTAAGGTAAGAGATGAAAGCTATTTATGGTCAGAAGATAAAGAAGTTATAAGTTTCCATGCTTTAAGCACCTCATCTCTTTTAGAAGAAATACATAAATGCAGTTACAATACTATAAAAGATCTATTGGAAGAGGATCAAATTTCTGTAGTTTCACACAGTTGCATAGATCATCTGTCACCTACACCTTATTCTTTTAAGGTATTCATAAAGTTAAAAATAACTGATGTAACCTATAACAAAGTACATTTTCAAGGAGAAGCATTTGATGAAACAAGCAAAATTGCAACTTTTGAATTGACCAGAAACATCATTTCTAAAAAGATTCTACGAAAAAATTTAAATCACAAAATGGAGAGCACCAATTTATCGGGACAAATTTCTGAGCGTTACACATATAAGGATGAGTCATTGTTGAATACATTAACAAAAAAATATCCCAAAGGGGGGAAAGAAAAGTGGCAAAAAGAAGTATTATGA
- a CDS encoding response regulator transcription factor, translating into MAKRSIMIVEDDPAISEMLSLNLTKEGYEVITAVSADEALKKLEEKDADFFIVDIMLPGSMDGFDLIRILKSSEDYRNTPVLILSAKDDAADKVAGLELGSDDYVTKPFNVRELIARIKSIFRRQAASAQMKEEGPKKITAKDLIIDTERLEVWVGGKPVSLTPLEFDLLVFLAKNEGKVFSRDVLLDKLWGYDYYGDTRTVDVHIRRLRTKIEEDPSNPKYIITVRGKGYKFRDPGKERSY; encoded by the coding sequence GTGGCAAAAAGAAGTATTATGATAGTAGAAGACGATCCTGCGATCTCTGAAATGTTATCCTTGAACTTGACTAAAGAAGGGTACGAAGTAATAACGGCTGTGTCTGCAGATGAGGCCTTAAAGAAATTAGAGGAAAAAGATGCCGACTTTTTCATTGTAGATATCATGTTACCAGGTTCAATGGATGGATTTGATTTGATCAGAATCTTGAAATCCAGTGAGGATTACCGTAATACACCTGTGCTGATATTAAGTGCTAAAGATGATGCTGCGGATAAAGTTGCGGGGTTGGAACTTGGTAGTGATGACTATGTAACTAAACCTTTTAATGTAAGAGAACTAATTGCAAGAATTAAAAGCATATTTAGAAGACAAGCCGCATCAGCTCAGATGAAAGAAGAAGGGCCAAAAAAAATCACAGCCAAGGATCTAATTATAGACACCGAAAGATTAGAAGTTTGGGTAGGTGGCAAACCAGTTAGCCTTACCCCGTTGGAGTTCGACTTGTTAGTTTTTCTTGCCAAAAACGAAGGAAAGGTCTTTAGTCGAGATGTATTGTTGGATAAATTGTGGGGATATGATTACTACGGAGATACGAGAACGGTAGACGTTCATATCAGAAGGTTGAGAACAAAAATTGAAGAAGATCCTTCTAATCCAAAATACATAATTACAGTCAGAGGAAAAGGGTACAAATTCAGAGATCCTGGAAAGGAAAGAAGTTACTAA
- a CDS encoding sensor histidine kinase → MLNISAIVIILLIISNILFIYAYSKKKKEENAHQWFKNEIAKSINTNIKNPVDDFLLHQLNSYIKNLEEKYKSEKYKRRNIFNILDSLSEGIILVSFNQNEIIRVDFANSFVKNIFTTENFVGRSLTEVIDNHNLIELTLKSFKTNKDMEEETSFYYPEKKYFRCQVKSINVENYRVIILLDITKEKNLEDLRREFLTIMSHEMRTPLSVISGYLETILSEANLDEEIYHPLKKIEEEISRLTRIFNDLLDIERLGKNIGEEKRFVYFNFSNTVNRAFDFFKIVADEMSIEFEEQIEDDLYVFGNEDRLLQVVYNILDNSFKFTALKEKGEKKVWLRLYKNDNSIILEIEDTGIGIPSKELKRIFDLFYRVDKSRSRQVPGLGIGLYIVKTILDNHNARIYLDSEENNGTLFQVILPIKTNNETEV, encoded by the coding sequence TTGCTTAACATATCTGCTATTGTTATTATATTACTTATTATCTCAAATATTTTATTTATCTATGCTTATTCAAAAAAGAAAAAGGAAGAAAATGCTCATCAATGGTTTAAAAATGAGATTGCAAAAAGCATAAATACAAACATAAAAAATCCTGTTGATGATTTTCTTCTACATCAATTAAATTCGTATATTAAAAATTTAGAAGAAAAATACAAATCAGAAAAATACAAAAGAAGAAACATATTCAATATTTTAGATAGCCTTTCTGAAGGAATAATATTGGTATCTTTTAATCAAAATGAAATTATAAGGGTAGATTTTGCAAATTCTTTTGTCAAAAATATTTTCACAACAGAAAATTTTGTGGGTAGGTCATTAACAGAGGTAATTGATAATCATAATCTCATTGAATTGACCTTAAAAAGTTTTAAAACTAATAAAGACATGGAGGAAGAGACTTCATTCTATTATCCTGAAAAAAAATACTTCAGATGTCAAGTTAAATCAATAAATGTTGAAAATTATAGAGTTATTATTTTGTTGGATATCACAAAAGAAAAAAATTTAGAAGATCTAAGAAGAGAATTCTTAACCATCATGTCTCATGAAATGCGAACACCTTTATCTGTTATAAGCGGGTATTTAGAAACAATATTGAGCGAGGCGAATTTAGATGAAGAAATTTACCACCCACTAAAAAAAATAGAAGAAGAAATATCGAGATTAACCAGGATTTTTAATGACCTTTTAGACATAGAGAGATTGGGAAAAAATATAGGTGAAGAAAAAAGATTTGTATATTTCAATTTCTCTAATACCGTAAATAGAGCTTTTGATTTCTTTAAAATTGTTGCTGATGAGATGTCTATTGAGTTTGAAGAACAAATAGAAGATGATCTATACGTTTTCGGTAATGAAGATAGACTTCTGCAGGTAGTTTATAATATTTTAGATAATTCTTTTAAATTCACAGCTTTGAAGGAAAAGGGCGAAAAAAAAGTTTGGTTAAGGTTGTACAAAAATGATAATTCGATAATTTTGGAAATTGAGGATACAGGAATAGGCATACCTTCAAAAGAGTTAAAAAGGATCTTTGATCTATTTTACAGAGTAGACAAGTCTAGAAGCAGGCAAGTACCTGGTTTAGGGATTGGTTTGTACATAGTCAAAACGATTTTGGATAACCACAATGCAAGAATATATTTAGATAGTGAAGAAAACAACGGTACATTGTTTCAAGTCATCCTTCCTATCAAAACAAATAATGAAACGGAGGTTTAA
- a CDS encoding thymidine phosphorylase, which yields MRAYDIIKNKRDAKENTKEEIEFMINGYLENRIPDYQVSSWLMAIFFNHLTEEESYNLTDVMLKSGDIIDLSRIAGKKIDKHSTGGVGDKTTIAIAPMVASLGVKIAKLSGRSLGHTGGTIDKLESIPGFKTSLTTEEFFEIANNVGIVVAGQTGNIAPADKKLYSLRDSTATVEELSLIASSIMSKKLAITSDGILLDIKVGSGAFMKNIEDAKELGRIMLKIAKRYNKNTTALVTNMDQPLGENIGNALEVMEAIDTVKGKGPKDFSELCLEISSHMASLSGIITYEEARKKLIENIESGIVKEKMKEWIKAQGGKEEVVDNPNEYLNIAPKTLEFKAKEQGYITFIDTEKIGLASMVLGAGRQKKEDIIDKSVGLTISKKLGDKVEEGETIAKLFISEKSDVDASLKLLNEAYIISEKRPQNINKNVILDVLFSDEKS from the coding sequence TTGAGAGCATACGATATTATAAAAAATAAAAGGGATGCTAAAGAAAATACAAAAGAAGAAATAGAATTTATGATCAATGGCTATTTAGAAAACCGTATTCCAGACTATCAAGTTTCTTCCTGGTTAATGGCTATCTTCTTCAACCATTTAACAGAGGAAGAAAGCTATAATCTGACAGATGTAATGCTTAAAAGTGGAGACATTATAGACTTATCAAGAATTGCAGGTAAAAAAATTGACAAACACTCTACGGGGGGTGTCGGAGACAAAACAACAATAGCTATTGCTCCTATGGTTGCATCATTGGGCGTTAAAATAGCCAAATTATCAGGCAGATCCCTCGGGCACACCGGAGGAACCATAGACAAACTTGAATCTATCCCTGGATTTAAAACCTCTCTAACTACAGAAGAATTCTTTGAAATAGCAAATAATGTGGGGATTGTTGTAGCTGGACAAACTGGAAACATAGCCCCAGCAGATAAAAAGTTGTATTCACTAAGGGACTCTACCGCAACCGTTGAAGAACTATCCTTAATAGCTTCCAGTATAATGAGTAAAAAACTCGCTATAACTAGTGACGGAATACTCTTAGATATCAAAGTGGGTTCAGGGGCTTTCATGAAAAACATAGAAGATGCCAAAGAGTTGGGCAGAATCATGCTAAAGATCGCAAAAAGATACAATAAAAATACTACAGCTTTAGTTACCAATATGGATCAACCTTTGGGAGAAAACATTGGAAACGCGTTGGAGGTAATGGAAGCAATAGATACAGTAAAAGGAAAGGGGCCAAAAGATTTTTCTGAGTTATGTTTAGAAATCTCTTCTCATATGGCTTCTTTATCTGGTATAATAACCTATGAAGAAGCGAGAAAAAAATTAATAGAAAACATAGAAAGTGGCATAGTAAAAGAAAAAATGAAAGAATGGATAAAAGCACAGGGGGGCAAAGAAGAAGTAGTCGATAATCCTAATGAATACCTTAATATTGCCCCAAAAACTTTAGAATTCAAGGCAAAGGAACAAGGATATATAACCTTTATTGATACTGAAAAAATTGGTTTAGCGTCCATGGTATTAGGTGCAGGTAGGCAAAAAAAAGAAGATATTATCGATAAAAGTGTTGGATTAACAATTAGCAAAAAGCTTGGAGATAAAGTTGAAGAAGGAGAGACAATTGCCAAGTTATTTATCAGTGAGAAGAGTGACGTTGATGCCTCTCTAAAACTTTTAAATGAGGCTTACATCATTAGTGAGAAGAGACCTCAAAATATAAATAAAAATGTAATTCTTGATGTTTTGTTTTCTGATGAAAAAAGTTAA
- a CDS encoding phosphodiester glycosidase family protein — MKKLIFLFFLIIMSINLFSEEAIFISQKTPPLRMEAIKNQGYFYINVDYLSKYDNMVINRTSRIMYIIYNKNVLEISLNDYYSKINFINKYNDSVLIVDESVYIREDVLSIFLQLNKFKDINIIFFYSEIPKITNSTVSTSEIQIEFNSYLSEDSITLTKIAKDGDYLLSIKPVAPMESIPNNIDYSYSNNTAYLRFKSDFNYDVNLNGKNLSIIIDKKAISTSTDTDKPTSENEGLQYVERTEELNGQRLKIYQLIVDPKTYQIKVDLNNLGTRSDVYSFLKDKNPIFSVNASFFDPQTLEPVGNIISEGTLLHLSSYSRPALIIWSNFLDIDYIKLEYQINIDNLLFWIKSINSTWKGDVKLYTHHYKGSINETEDDYVFFLINENNRIVSKSRKTPSEGEKLILIDKKYEKYMENISLGTKVNFTLNKSENLSNDPFLLLEGGPILIHSKYTQEQLDAEKKSYSNGIIYGKAPRTVVAIDKDRNINLMVIEGFDNPETGLTYDETRNLLFKIGEFEVAMMLDGGSSSIVYYKGEIQNFKNGKTRNYIPVLLSVYENTP; from the coding sequence ATGAAAAAACTTATCTTTCTCTTCTTTCTAATAATTATGTCAATAAATTTGTTTTCTGAAGAAGCTATTTTCATATCTCAAAAAACCCCTCCTCTGCGTATGGAAGCAATAAAAAATCAGGGCTATTTTTATATCAATGTCGATTATCTTTCCAAATATGATAATATGGTAATAAATCGCACTTCTAGAATAATGTATATCATATACAATAAAAATGTCTTGGAAATTAGTTTGAACGATTATTACTCTAAAATAAACTTTATAAACAAGTACAATGATTCCGTACTGATTGTTGATGAAAGTGTATACATAAGGGAAGACGTTTTATCAATATTCTTACAGTTGAACAAATTTAAAGATATTAATATCATTTTCTTCTATTCAGAAATTCCAAAAATAACTAACTCTACCGTAAGTACAAGTGAGATACAAATTGAATTTAATTCGTACCTCTCAGAAGATTCAATAACTTTAACTAAAATAGCAAAAGACGGAGATTACTTGTTAAGCATAAAACCTGTGGCGCCTATGGAAAGTATTCCAAACAACATAGATTATTCATACTCAAACAATACTGCTTATTTAAGGTTCAAGAGTGATTTCAATTATGATGTTAATTTAAACGGAAAAAATTTATCTATCATTATCGATAAAAAAGCTATTTCCACTAGTACAGATACAGATAAACCCACATCCGAAAATGAAGGCCTTCAATACGTTGAAAGAACCGAAGAATTAAACGGGCAAAGGTTAAAAATTTACCAATTAATCGTTGATCCAAAAACATATCAAATTAAAGTTGATTTGAATAATTTAGGAACGCGCTCTGATGTGTATTCATTTTTAAAAGATAAGAACCCGATCTTTTCCGTTAACGCTTCTTTTTTCGATCCTCAAACTTTGGAACCCGTAGGGAATATAATATCCGAAGGCACTCTATTACATTTGAGTTCTTATTCAAGACCCGCATTAATTATATGGTCCAATTTTCTAGACATCGACTATATTAAACTAGAATACCAAATAAATATTGATAACCTACTCTTTTGGATAAAATCCATTAATTCTACCTGGAAAGGAGACGTTAAATTATACACTCATCATTATAAAGGAAGCATCAATGAAACAGAAGATGATTATGTTTTTTTCTTGATCAATGAAAATAATCGGATTGTATCAAAAAGCAGAAAAACTCCTTCTGAAGGGGAAAAATTAATACTTATAGATAAAAAATACGAAAAATACATGGAAAATATATCTTTAGGAACAAAAGTTAATTTCACGCTTAATAAAAGCGAAAATTTGTCAAACGATCCTTTTTTACTTTTAGAGGGAGGGCCTATATTAATACATTCCAAATATACGCAAGAACAACTAGACGCCGAAAAGAAAAGTTACTCCAATGGAATAATTTATGGTAAAGCTCCCAGAACCGTGGTAGCGATAGATAAAGATCGGAATATTAATTTAATGGTCATTGAAGGCTTTGATAATCCCGAAACAGGTCTTACATACGATGAAACAAGAAACTTACTCTTTAAAATTGGCGAGTTTGAAGTAGCAATGATGCTAGATGGTGGTAGTTCTTCTATAGTTTATTACAAAGGAGAGATACAAAATTTCAAAAACGGAAAAACACGCAATTATATTCCCGTGCTTTTAAGTGTCTACGAAAATACACCGTAG